One segment of Pseudomonas sp. FP2196 DNA contains the following:
- a CDS encoding LysR family transcriptional regulator, which yields MAINFDLNDLQAFRAVVEQGSFRKAADTVRLSQPALSRRIEKLEDALGVKLFERTTRKVSLTQAGRGFMPSVERLLDDLDVALLGISEVASTRLGHVTVACVPSAAYYFMPRVIAHYHRQFPRIKVKVLDSSAHDVLSAVVNGEADFGLSFLGTQDAKVDFEPLVQECYVVACRRDHPLAGRSSVTWDEFYQQDYISLDKTSGNRFLLDQALSSVVPQRSSICETRHVTTMIGLVEAGLGVAAVPLMALPGPDHPILTRVPLIDPQVMRSVGIIKRRGRTLTPAALELERLVVEMKVQPPTVSA from the coding sequence ATGGCCATCAACTTCGACCTCAACGACTTGCAAGCCTTTCGCGCGGTGGTCGAGCAGGGCAGTTTTCGCAAGGCCGCCGACACCGTGCGCTTGTCGCAGCCAGCACTGAGCCGGCGCATCGAGAAACTCGAAGACGCCCTCGGTGTGAAGCTGTTCGAACGCACCACCCGCAAAGTCAGCCTGACTCAGGCCGGGCGGGGGTTTATGCCGAGTGTCGAGCGCTTGCTGGATGATCTCGATGTGGCGTTGCTCGGCATCAGCGAAGTGGCCTCGACCCGATTGGGCCACGTCACCGTCGCCTGTGTGCCATCCGCTGCGTATTACTTCATGCCGCGCGTGATTGCCCATTACCACCGGCAATTCCCGCGGATCAAAGTCAAAGTGCTGGACTCCAGCGCCCACGATGTATTGAGCGCCGTGGTCAATGGCGAGGCTGATTTCGGTTTGAGTTTTTTGGGCACACAGGATGCCAAAGTCGACTTCGAGCCGCTTGTGCAGGAGTGCTACGTCGTCGCGTGCCGCCGCGATCATCCGTTGGCCGGGCGCAGCAGCGTGACATGGGACGAGTTTTATCAGCAGGATTACATCTCGCTGGACAAGACCTCGGGCAATCGTTTTTTGCTCGATCAGGCATTGAGCAGCGTGGTGCCGCAGCGCTCGAGTATCTGCGAAACCCGGCATGTGACGACAATGATTGGTCTGGTGGAGGCGGGTTTGGGTGTGGCAGCCGTGCCGCTGATGGCGCTGCCGGGGCCGGATCATCCGATCCTGACGCGCGTGCCGCTGATCGATCCGCAGGTGATGCGCAGCGTGGGCATCATCAAGCGCCGGGGGCGCACGTTGACCCCGGCGGCATTGGAGCTGGAGCGGCTGGTGGTGGAAATGAAAGTCCAGCCGCCGACTGTCAGCGCTTGA
- a CDS encoding monovalent cation:proton antiporter-2 (CPA2) family protein, translated as MPHEGNLLQAAVVFLFAAVLTVPLAKRLQLGAVLGYLFAGVIIGPSVLGLIGNPQSVAHISELGVVLLLFIIGLELSPRRLWVMRKSVFGVGLAQVLLTASVIGVLALSVFGQPLNSAIVLGLGLALSSTAFGLQSLAERKELTSPHGRLAFAILLFQDIAAIPLIALVPMLAGVDHHTSTADDVRHSLQVLGGIAVVVIGGRYLLRPVFRVVAKTGLPEVSTATALLVVIGTAWLMDLVGVSMALGAFLAGLLLADSEYRHELEAQIEPFKGLLLGLFFISVGMGANLGLLLSAPITVLGLTLLLIGLKLPLLFVVGRLAGGLNKISAIRLGIVLAAGGEFAFVVFKIGRDQGLFEPRLYDLLVLTITLSMAVTPLLLLICARLVSPKVQPVEVPEKFREIDTDAPRVVIAGMGRMGQIVARILRAQNIKFVALDTSVETIELSRSFGGVPVFYGDPMRPEILNAAKVGEAEYFVIATDDPETNIKTAEVVRKLYPHMKIIARARNRQHVHRLVDVGAEAIRETYYSSLEMSRRTLVGLGLTQAQADARIKRFKHHDEQVLEAQHAVYDDAAKVLQTAQEARAELARLFESDQLEEESRKT; from the coding sequence ATGCCCCATGAAGGCAACCTGTTACAAGCCGCTGTCGTGTTTCTGTTCGCCGCAGTGCTCACCGTGCCACTGGCCAAACGTCTGCAATTGGGCGCTGTGCTCGGTTATCTGTTTGCCGGGGTCATCATCGGCCCGTCGGTGCTGGGCCTGATCGGCAATCCGCAGAGCGTGGCGCATATCTCTGAGCTGGGCGTGGTGTTGCTGCTGTTCATCATCGGCCTTGAGCTGTCGCCACGACGGTTGTGGGTGATGCGCAAATCGGTGTTTGGCGTGGGTCTGGCGCAGGTGCTGCTGACCGCTTCGGTAATCGGCGTGCTGGCGTTGTCCGTGTTCGGTCAGCCGCTGAACAGCGCGATTGTGCTGGGCCTTGGCCTTGCGCTGTCGTCCACCGCGTTCGGCCTGCAAAGCCTGGCCGAGCGCAAGGAGCTGACCAGCCCCCACGGACGCCTGGCCTTTGCGATTCTGCTGTTTCAGGACATCGCGGCGATCCCCTTGATTGCGTTGGTACCGATGCTCGCCGGCGTCGATCACCACACCAGCACCGCCGACGATGTACGTCACAGTTTGCAAGTGCTCGGCGGCATTGCCGTGGTGGTGATCGGCGGGCGTTATCTGTTGCGTCCGGTGTTCCGCGTGGTGGCGAAAACCGGCTTGCCGGAAGTGTCGACCGCCACGGCGTTGCTGGTGGTGATCGGCACGGCATGGCTGATGGATCTGGTCGGTGTGTCGATGGCACTCGGTGCGTTTCTGGCCGGTTTGCTGCTCGCGGATTCCGAGTATCGCCATGAACTGGAAGCGCAGATCGAACCGTTCAAGGGCCTGTTGCTGGGGTTGTTTTTCATCAGCGTCGGCATGGGTGCCAACCTTGGTCTGCTGCTCAGTGCGCCGATCACCGTGCTCGGGCTGACGCTGCTGTTGATTGGCTTGAAGCTGCCGCTGCTGTTTGTAGTGGGACGGCTGGCAGGTGGGCTGAACAAGATCAGCGCCATACGCCTCGGCATCGTGTTGGCAGCGGGCGGTGAATTTGCCTTCGTGGTGTTCAAGATCGGTCGTGATCAGGGTCTGTTCGAACCGCGTCTGTACGACTTGCTGGTGCTGACCATCACCCTGTCGATGGCGGTGACACCGTTGTTGCTGTTGATCTGCGCTCGATTGGTCAGCCCCAAGGTGCAACCGGTGGAAGTGCCGGAGAAGTTCCGCGAGATCGACACCGACGCCCCGCGCGTGGTGATCGCCGGCATGGGGCGGATGGGCCAGATCGTGGCGCGGATTCTGCGCGCGCAGAACATCAAGTTCGTCGCGCTGGACACCTCGGTGGAAACCATCGAACTGTCGCGCAGTTTCGGTGGCGTGCCGGTGTTCTACGGCGACCCGATGCGCCCGGAAATCCTCAATGCGGCCAAGGTCGGCGAGGCGGAATATTTTGTGATTGCCACGGATGATCCGGAGACCAACATCAAGACCGCCGAGGTTGTCCGCAAGCTTTACCCACACATGAAAATCATCGCCCGGGCACGTAACCGTCAGCACGTTCACCGCTTGGTGGATGTCGGCGCGGAAGCGATTCGTGAGACCTATTACTCAAGTCTGGAAATGAGCCGACGCACGCTGGTCGGCCTTGGTCTGACCCAGGCGCAGGCCGATGCGCGAATCAAACGCTTCAAACACCATGACGAACAGGTGCTGGAGGCACAACACGCGGTCTACGACGACGCAGCCAAAGTCCTGCAAACCGCCCAGGAAGCCCGGGCGGAACTGGCGCGGTTGTTTGAATCGGATCAACTGGAAGAGGAATCACGCAAGACCTGA
- the hcnC gene encoding cyanide-forming glycine dehydrogenase subunit HcnC: protein MSKFYDVIIAGGGVIGASCAYQLSKRKDLKVALIDAKRPGNATRASAGGLWAIGESVGLGCGVIFFRMMSANRKRETQGAAVAVDASTPHILPESFFDFALQSNALYPALHRELKDNHGMDFKFEKTGLKFVIYDDEDRLYAEHIVGCIPHLGDQVRWLDQAALREAEPSVSHEARGALEFLCDHQVSPFRLADAYMEGARQNGVDIFVNTNVTGVLHHGTRVTGVQTSEQGVFHCKTLINAGGAWAADLSEWATGIRIPVKPVKGQILLTERMPKILNGCLTTSDCYVAQKDNGEILIGSTTEDKGFDVTTTYPEIAGLVQGAVRCLPELKDVNLKRTWAGLRPGSPDELPILGPMRGVEGYLNACGHFRTGILTSAITGVLLDKLVNDEPLPLDITPFLADRFETAPVKQELELEMA, encoded by the coding sequence ATGAGTAAGTTCTACGACGTGATCATCGCCGGTGGCGGTGTGATCGGGGCGTCCTGCGCCTATCAATTGTCCAAACGCAAAGACCTCAAGGTTGCACTGATCGACGCCAAGCGCCCGGGCAACGCGACCCGCGCTTCAGCCGGTGGTTTGTGGGCGATCGGCGAGTCGGTAGGGCTGGGCTGCGGGGTGATTTTCTTCCGCATGATGTCGGCCAACCGCAAGCGTGAAACCCAAGGCGCGGCGGTGGCGGTGGACGCCAGCACACCGCACATTCTGCCGGAGTCGTTTTTCGATTTCGCCTTGCAATCCAACGCCTTGTACCCGGCGCTGCACCGTGAGTTGAAAGACAACCACGGCATGGATTTCAAGTTCGAAAAGACCGGGCTGAAATTCGTGATTTATGACGACGAAGACCGGCTCTACGCCGAGCACATCGTCGGCTGCATTCCGCATCTGGGCGATCAAGTGCGCTGGCTTGATCAGGCCGCGCTGCGCGAAGCCGAACCGAGCGTCAGCCATGAAGCGCGCGGGGCGCTGGAGTTTCTCTGCGATCACCAGGTCAGTCCGTTCCGCCTCGCCGATGCCTACATGGAAGGGGCGCGGCAGAATGGCGTCGACATCTTCGTCAACACCAACGTCACCGGCGTGTTGCATCACGGCACGCGGGTGACCGGCGTACAGACCAGCGAGCAGGGCGTGTTCCACTGCAAGACACTGATCAACGCCGGGGGTGCCTGGGCGGCGGATTTGAGCGAATGGGCCACCGGCATTCGCATTCCGGTGAAGCCGGTCAAGGGCCAGATTCTGCTGACCGAACGCATGCCGAAAATCCTCAACGGTTGCCTGACCACCAGCGACTGCTACGTGGCGCAAAAGGACAACGGTGAGATCCTGATCGGCAGCACCACCGAAGACAAAGGTTTCGACGTCACCACCACCTACCCGGAAATCGCCGGGCTGGTGCAGGGCGCGGTGCGTTGTCTGCCGGAGCTCAAAGACGTCAACCTCAAACGCACTTGGGCCGGGTTGCGCCCGGGTTCGCCGGATGAGCTGCCGATCCTTGGACCGATGCGTGGGGTGGAGGGCTATCTGAATGCCTGCGGGCACTTCCGCACCGGGATCCTGACCTCGGCGATTACCGGCGTGCTGCTGGACAAACTGGTCAACGACGAGCCGCTGCCGCTGGATATCACGCCGTTTTTGGCGGATCGGTTTGAGACTGCCCCGGTCAAACAGGAACTCGAACTGGAAATGGCCTGA
- the hcnB gene encoding cyanide-forming glycine dehydrogenase subunit HcnB: protein MSLQPVIVGGGPAGMAAAIELARHGVRCTLLEEASRLGGVVYRGPLRDGVQLDYLGPRYSEALGKLHGEFQEQSGLIDVHLNHRVVGAEGTRALVVLDGDEQLHEIAYSHLLLSAGCHERSVPFPGWTLPGVILLGGLQLQIKSGVVKPQGPVIIAGTGPLLPLVATQLHASGVKVAGVYEACAFGKIARESLALLNKPQLFLDGLSMLAYLKLHGIAMNYGWGVVEAHGEGELKSVSVAPYSDTWEPDLSRVERFEAKTLAVGYGFIPRTQLSQQMGLDHGFSDDGYLRANSNIWQQSNEHHVHLAGDMGGIRGGEAAMLAGKIAATSILLQRGVLEEELAQVRRDRYLGKLKSIVRFRAAVDRYTERGVGQTALPAADTVICRCEHATRADIDRALEQGVQDIASLKMRTRVSMGDCQGRMCVGYCSDRLRQVTGRKDVGWLRPRFPIDPIPFSAFQNVGAEAASHE from the coding sequence ATGAGTCTGCAACCGGTGATCGTCGGCGGTGGGCCGGCGGGGATGGCGGCAGCCATCGAACTGGCGCGCCACGGTGTGCGCTGCACATTGCTGGAAGAAGCCTCGCGCTTGGGCGGCGTGGTCTATCGCGGGCCGCTGCGTGATGGCGTGCAACTGGATTATCTGGGGCCGCGTTACTCCGAAGCGCTGGGCAAACTGCACGGCGAATTTCAGGAGCAGTCCGGGCTGATCGACGTGCACCTGAATCATCGCGTGGTCGGCGCCGAGGGCACTCGGGCGCTGGTGGTGCTGGACGGCGATGAGCAACTGCACGAGATCGCGTATTCGCACTTGTTGCTGTCCGCCGGTTGCCATGAACGCAGCGTGCCGTTTCCCGGCTGGACCTTGCCGGGGGTGATCCTGCTTGGCGGCCTGCAACTGCAAATCAAGAGTGGCGTGGTCAAGCCGCAAGGGCCTGTGATCATTGCCGGCACCGGGCCGTTGTTGCCGTTGGTGGCGACGCAACTGCACGCGTCGGGCGTCAAAGTTGCGGGCGTATATGAGGCGTGCGCGTTCGGCAAGATTGCCCGCGAAAGTCTGGCGCTGCTGAACAAGCCGCAACTGTTCCTCGACGGCTTGAGCATGCTCGCCTACCTGAAACTGCACGGCATCGCGATGAACTACGGCTGGGGCGTGGTCGAAGCCCACGGCGAGGGCGAGTTGAAAAGCGTCAGCGTCGCACCGTACTCTGACACCTGGGAGCCCGACCTGTCCCGCGTCGAACGCTTTGAAGCGAAGACCCTGGCGGTCGGTTACGGCTTTATTCCGCGCACGCAACTGAGCCAGCAGATGGGCCTGGATCACGGCTTCAGCGATGACGGCTATCTGCGCGCCAATTCGAACATCTGGCAGCAAAGCAACGAGCACCACGTGCATCTGGCCGGTGACATGGGCGGGATTCGCGGCGGTGAAGCGGCGATGCTCGCCGGCAAGATCGCGGCGACGTCGATTCTGCTGCAACGTGGTGTGCTCGAAGAGGAACTGGCTCAGGTACGCCGCGACCGGTATTTGGGCAAACTGAAATCCATCGTGCGTTTCCGCGCGGCGGTGGATCGCTACACCGAACGCGGCGTCGGCCAGACCGCATTGCCGGCCGCCGACACGGTGATCTGCCGCTGCGAGCACGCGACCCGCGCCGATATCGACCGGGCCCTGGAGCAAGGCGTGCAAGACATCGCCAGCCTGAAAATGCGCACCCGCGTGAGCATGGGCGATTGCCAGGGGCGCATGTGCGTCGGCTATTGCAGCGACCGTTTGCGCCAGGTCACCGGGCGCAAGGATGTCGGTTGGTTGCGCCCGCGTTTTCCGATTGATCCGATCCCTTTTTCTGCATTCCAGAATGTCGGCGCGGAGGCCGCTTCCCATGAGTAA
- a CDS encoding (2Fe-2S)-binding protein, protein MHCLERTFDIQPLAQADMTVHINGQPVTAAIGETVLSVIQSLGVRQIARNDHDQISGAYCGMGVCQCCLVKINGRHKRRACQTVVRDGMQIETQVNRVAAQEVV, encoded by the coding sequence ATGCACTGCCTAGAACGAACCTTCGATATCCAGCCTTTGGCGCAGGCGGATATGACCGTCCACATCAACGGCCAGCCGGTCACCGCCGCCATCGGCGAAACCGTCCTCAGCGTTATTCAATCCCTCGGCGTGCGGCAGATTGCGCGCAACGATCATGACCAGATCAGCGGCGCCTACTGCGGCATGGGCGTGTGCCAGTGCTGTCTGGTGAAAATCAATGGCCGCCACAAGCGCCGCGCCTGCCAGACCGTGGTGCGTGACGGCATGCAGATCGAAACCCAGGTCAACCGTGTCGCCGCGCAGGAGGTCGTATGA
- a CDS encoding response regulator transcription factor, with the protein MTRILTIEDDAVTAREIVAELSSHGLDVDWVDNGREGLDRAVSGNYDLITLDRMLPELDGLAIVTTLRTMGVATPILMISALSDVDERVRGLRAGGDDYLTKPFATDEMAARVEVLLRRQNSGATQATTLQVADLELDLISHEARRAEQVLTLLPTEYKLLEFLMRNSGQILSRMMIFEEVWGYHFDPGTNLIDVHIGRLRKKIDAAGNVPLIRTVRGSGYVIAEPV; encoded by the coding sequence ATGACTCGCATATTGACCATCGAAGACGACGCCGTGACCGCCCGTGAAATCGTCGCCGAACTCAGCAGCCACGGCCTCGACGTGGATTGGGTCGACAATGGCCGCGAAGGCCTCGACCGCGCCGTGAGCGGCAACTACGACCTGATCACCCTCGACCGCATGCTGCCGGAGCTCGACGGTCTGGCCATCGTCACCACCCTGCGCACCATGGGCGTGGCCACGCCGATCCTGATGATCAGCGCCCTCTCCGATGTCGACGAGCGCGTGCGCGGCTTGCGTGCCGGTGGCGATGATTACCTGACCAAACCCTTCGCCACCGACGAGATGGCCGCGCGGGTCGAAGTGTTGCTGCGCCGCCAGAACAGCGGCGCCACCCAGGCGACGACGTTGCAGGTGGCGGATCTCGAGCTGGATCTGATCAGCCACGAGGCACGCCGCGCCGAGCAGGTGCTGACGTTGCTGCCGACCGAATACAAACTGCTGGAATTCCTGATGCGCAACAGTGGGCAGATTCTGTCGCGGATGATGATTTTCGAAGAGGTCTGGGGTTATCACTTCGACCCCGGCACCAACCTGATCGACGTGCACATCGGCCGCCTGCGCAAAAAAATCGACGCGGCGGGCAACGTTCCGCTTATTCGCACGGTACGGGGCTCGGGCTATGTCATTGCCGAACCCGTCTGA
- a CDS encoding HAMP domain-containing sensor histidine kinase yields the protein MSLPNPSDGWRSSSSRLLALYSSLFVAWSAILMGVMYYEVSGYLDNLAKHSLMQRQHLFSHFRGQQLEEALAASMTFDIRGIDAYGLFDAEGRYLGGALQQLPEGLPLDGKIHMLSECADSDDPTLPADSCDAVATQTRDGRWLVLLRDNGSLFAVTRIILHALFWGVSLTILPGIAGWHLLRRRPLRRIRAIQDRAQAIVAGDLTQRLPLSNRRDELDMLAAIVNAMLERIERLMNEVKGVCDNIAHDLRTPLTRLRAQLYRMQQQAGEGSQEAAQLDLVLSEADTLMARFRGLLRISELEDRQRRSGFVELDPVLLLEELHEFYLPLAEEGELRFELHMPETLPPLNGDRALLFEALANLLSNSIKFTPIGGTVILRGVNDAGHTRIEVHDSGPGIPEAEREAVFQRFYRAEGGQPQGGFGLGLSIVAAIVSLHGFNLEVGSSDLGGAKLVLDCRQRLISQS from the coding sequence ATGTCATTGCCGAACCCGTCTGACGGTTGGCGCTCCTCCAGCAGCCGTTTGCTGGCGCTGTACAGTTCGTTGTTCGTGGCGTGGAGCGCGATCCTCATGGGGGTCATGTACTACGAGGTTTCCGGCTACCTCGACAACCTCGCCAAACATTCGCTGATGCAACGTCAGCACCTGTTTTCGCACTTTCGCGGTCAGCAACTCGAAGAAGCGCTCGCCGCGAGCATGACCTTCGATATTCGCGGCATCGACGCCTACGGCCTGTTCGACGCCGAGGGCCGCTACCTCGGCGGTGCCTTGCAACAACTGCCGGAAGGCCTGCCGCTGGACGGCAAGATCCACATGCTTTCCGAATGCGCCGACTCCGATGACCCGACCCTGCCCGCCGACAGTTGTGATGCCGTCGCGACGCAAACCCGTGATGGTCGCTGGCTGGTGCTGCTGCGCGATAACGGCTCGCTGTTCGCAGTGACGCGGATCATTTTGCATGCGTTGTTCTGGGGCGTGTCGTTGACCATTCTGCCGGGGATCGCCGGTTGGCACCTGCTGCGGCGCCGCCCGTTGCGGCGCATTCGTGCGATTCAGGACAGAGCGCAAGCCATTGTGGCCGGGGACTTGACCCAGCGTTTGCCGCTGTCCAACCGCCGCGATGAACTGGACATGCTCGCGGCCATCGTCAACGCGATGCTGGAGCGCATCGAGCGCCTGATGAACGAGGTCAAAGGCGTCTGCGACAACATCGCCCATGATTTGCGCACCCCGCTGACCCGTTTGCGCGCGCAGTTGTATCGCATGCAGCAACAGGCCGGCGAAGGTTCGCAGGAAGCGGCGCAACTGGATCTGGTGCTGTCCGAGGCGGATACGCTGATGGCGCGGTTTCGGGGTTTGTTGCGGATTTCCGAGCTGGAGGATCGTCAGCGCCGTTCAGGATTTGTCGAACTGGACCCGGTGTTGCTGCTGGAAGAGTTGCACGAGTTTTACCTGCCGCTTGCCGAGGAAGGCGAACTGCGCTTCGAACTGCACATGCCGGAGACCTTGCCGCCGCTCAATGGTGATCGGGCGTTGTTGTTCGAGGCCTTGGCGAATCTGCTGAGCAACTCGATCAAATTCACGCCAATCGGCGGCACGGTGATTTTGCGCGGGGTGAATGATGCCGGGCACACACGCATTGAAGTGCACGACTCAGGCCCGGGGATTCCCGAAGCCGAGCGCGAGGCCGTATTCCAGCGTTTCTATCGTGCCGAGGGCGGGCAGCCGCAAGGTGGGTTTGGCCTGGGACTGTCGATTGTGGCGGCGATTGTCAGCCTGCATGGCTTCAATCTTGAGGTGGGCAGCAGTGATTTGGGTGGGGCGAAACTGGTGCTCGATTGCCGGCAGCGGTTGATTTCCCAATCCTGA
- a CDS encoding SRPBCC family protein, producing MATASATIDIPASADQVWQLIGGFNTLPDWLPFIPNSELSDGGRVRTLQTADGAVVIERLQAFDNAARTYSYSIEQAPFPATDYLATIKVEAQGQGARVTWSGRFNAKGVSEEEVVALFSGIYQGGLEALRANYPA from the coding sequence ATGGCAACTGCATCCGCAACAATCGATATCCCGGCTTCGGCCGATCAGGTCTGGCAATTGATCGGCGGCTTCAACACGCTGCCGGACTGGCTGCCGTTCATTCCCAACAGTGAACTGAGCGACGGCGGGCGTGTACGCACCCTGCAAACAGCCGATGGCGCCGTGGTGATCGAACGTCTGCAAGCGTTCGACAATGCCGCCAGGACCTACAGCTATTCGATTGAACAGGCACCGTTCCCGGCCACCGATTATCTGGCGACCATCAAGGTTGAAGCCCAAGGGCAGGGCGCACGGGTAACGTGGTCCGGGCGCTTTAACGCCAAAGGCGTGAGTGAAGAGGAAGTGGTGGCGCTGTTCAGCGGTATCTACCAGGGCGGCTTAGAGGCCCTGCGGGCCAATTACCCGGCCTGA
- a CDS encoding SDR family NAD(P)-dependent oxidoreductase, which yields MKIDLSGKLAIVSGSTAGIGLGISQSLAESGATVVVIGRDSAKVEQALASIRQKVPGAQLRGLTADLGTAEGAEKLFAAEPRADILVNNLGIFNDVDFFDAPDSEWARFYEVNVISGVRLSRHYVPAMVEQGWGRVIFLSSESGVATPADMINYGVTKSANLAVSHGLAKRLAGTGVTVNAILPGPTYTDGLEEMLKDAAAESGRNLRDEADAFVRKARPTSIIQRVADVEEVAHLVTYIASPLSSATTGAALRVDGGVVDSLTI from the coding sequence ATGAAGATTGATTTGAGTGGAAAACTCGCCATTGTCAGCGGCAGCACTGCGGGCATCGGTTTGGGCATCAGTCAGTCGCTGGCTGAATCCGGCGCCACCGTGGTGGTGATCGGCCGCGACTCCGCCAAGGTCGAGCAGGCATTGGCGAGCATTCGGCAGAAAGTGCCGGGCGCACAGTTGCGCGGTTTGACCGCAGATCTGGGCACCGCCGAAGGCGCGGAAAAACTCTTCGCCGCCGAACCGCGCGCCGACATTCTGGTGAATAACCTCGGCATCTTTAATGACGTCGACTTCTTCGACGCGCCGGACAGCGAATGGGCGCGCTTCTATGAGGTCAACGTGATTTCCGGTGTGCGCCTGTCGCGGCATTATGTGCCGGCGATGGTCGAGCAGGGCTGGGGCCGGGTGATCTTCCTGTCTTCGGAATCCGGGGTGGCGACGCCGGCCGACATGATCAATTATGGCGTGACCAAAAGCGCCAACCTCGCGGTGTCCCATGGCCTGGCCAAACGTCTGGCTGGCACTGGCGTGACGGTCAATGCGATCCTGCCGGGGCCGACCTATACCGATGGCCTGGAAGAGATGCTCAAGGATGCCGCCGCCGAATCCGGCCGTAACCTGCGCGACGAGGCCGACGCCTTTGTGCGCAAGGCGCGCCCGACCTCGATCATCCAGCGTGTGGCCGATGTCGAAGAGGTCGCGCATCTGGTGACCTACATCGCTTCGCCGCTGTCCTCGGCCACTACCGGCGCCGCTCTGCGGGTCGACGGTGGTGTGGTCGACAGCCTGACAATCTGA
- a CDS encoding aldo/keto reductase, with amino-acid sequence MSLKDKLPGQLGFGTAPLGNMFRAIPEAEAQATVHAAWDAGVRYFDTAPFYGSGLSEIRLGEALKQYKRDDYVLSSKVGRVILDEVEDAAARDLGEKSGVFEHGRPNKIVNDYSADATLRSIEDSLKRLQTDRLDIVWVHDIAQDFYGDQWLEYFNQARTGAFKVLTRLREEGVIKGWGLGVNKVEPCELALDLTEAQPDGFLLAGRYTLLDHERPLQRLMDAALAQNVEIVVGGPYSSGILAGGAHFEYQKANPEIVARVEQIKRIAAAYNVDVKAAALQFSLAHPAVAAVIPGASKPGRIAEDVAALSATIPAGFWQAMRDAKRVSERAPLPIDEVKA; translated from the coding sequence ATGAGCTTGAAAGACAAACTGCCCGGCCAACTGGGCTTCGGCACCGCCCCACTGGGCAACATGTTCCGCGCCATCCCGGAAGCAGAAGCACAGGCCACCGTGCATGCCGCGTGGGATGCCGGTGTGCGCTATTTCGACACCGCGCCGTTTTATGGCTCGGGGTTGTCGGAGATCCGCCTCGGTGAAGCACTGAAGCAGTACAAACGCGACGACTATGTGCTGAGCAGCAAGGTCGGTCGGGTGATTCTCGATGAAGTCGAAGACGCCGCCGCGCGCGATCTGGGCGAGAAGAGCGGGGTGTTCGAACACGGTCGCCCGAACAAGATCGTCAACGACTACAGTGCCGACGCGACCCTGCGTTCAATCGAAGACAGCCTCAAGCGCCTGCAAACCGATCGCCTGGACATCGTCTGGGTGCACGACATTGCCCAGGACTTCTACGGTGATCAATGGCTGGAATACTTCAATCAGGCGCGCACTGGTGCGTTCAAAGTGCTGACCCGTCTGCGTGAAGAAGGCGTGATCAAGGGCTGGGGCCTGGGCGTGAACAAGGTCGAACCGTGCGAGTTGGCGCTGGATCTGACCGAGGCGCAGCCGGATGGCTTTCTGCTGGCCGGTCGCTACACGCTGCTCGACCACGAGCGCCCGTTGCAACGCCTGATGGACGCGGCGCTGGCGCAGAACGTTGAAATCGTCGTTGGCGGCCCTTACAGCTCAGGGATCCTGGCCGGTGGTGCGCACTTCGAATACCAGAAGGCCAACCCTGAAATCGTCGCCAGGGTCGAGCAGATCAAACGCATCGCTGCCGCTTACAACGTTGATGTGAAAGCCGCGGCCCTGCAATTTTCGCTGGCTCATCCAGCGGTAGCTGCGGTGATTCCCGGTGCCAGCAAACCGGGGCGCATCGCCGAAGACGTGGCCGCATTGTCGGCGACCATTCCTGCTGGATTCTGGCAGGCCATGCGCGACGCAAAACGGGTGTCCGAACGTGCACCATTGCCAATCGATGAGGTGAAAGCATGA